In one Marinitoga sp. 1197 genomic region, the following are encoded:
- a CDS encoding CBS domain-containing protein: MRVEDIMLKDVTSLMIDVTIERFITLCERHGYSALPVVDEEFHLVGLLSESMVIKSSIPGYLSLMQSTSFIPDSQQFIKGLSNILHKPVSEIMDKSPTKVYYDDTALHVADVIIKNSLKIVPVVDYDNRLVGIVRRIKLLSLAAKGILEETWK; encoded by the coding sequence ATGAGGGTAGAAGATATAATGTTAAAAGATGTGACTTCTTTGATGATAGATGTGACTATTGAAAGATTTATAACTTTATGTGAAAGACATGGCTATTCCGCTTTACCTGTTGTAGATGAAGAATTTCATCTTGTGGGACTATTAAGTGAATCCATGGTAATAAAATCATCTATTCCAGGATATCTCTCTTTAATGCAGTCCACATCATTTATACCCGATTCACAACAATTTATTAAAGGTTTAAGCAATATTTTACATAAACCTGTATCGGAAATTATGGATAAAAGTCCAACAAAAGTTTATTATGATGATACAGCTTTACATGTTGCAGATGTAATAATAAAAAACAGCTTAAAAATTGTTCCTGTTGTTGATTATGATAATAGATTAGTTGGAATAGTTAGAAGAATAAAATTATTAAGTCTTGCAGCAAAGGGGATTTTGGAAGAAACGTGGAAATGA
- a CDS encoding L,D-transpeptidase family protein, with protein sequence MLKKILKNILLLGLLIIFPIIIMAKANITFLKFQNNIIYFRLITEERIINPKIFLFDTGFRVRPEYNYSPTYIDIRVNINDFSKNDILTLELEYDSLSGRKKVIINNFLDLREFSKEINLEVSTIETLDGWRGVLVNNSNRDFKIKNVFIDRKIKIYNSENNLYYLPEKLEDGFHEINITYLNKYMIERKKTIRFFKKGWFYASSNIKGASYKVRFIDNYLVKKGDSIYKIARKFNVKPGEIILYNNISDPKTIYPGQLLKIGKLKFGESPLIITIDLDKSILNLYYLGKKVLTFPAAVGRSDATPPGYYRIMYKEKEPALYWYGEYIKPGSIINGVGSRWLQLSKEQYGIHGTTKPWEIGKRISHGCIRLFNQDVELLDFLTGIGTEVYALKSAR encoded by the coding sequence ATGTTGAAAAAAATTCTAAAAAATATATTGCTTTTAGGATTATTGATTATATTTCCGATAATTATAATGGCAAAAGCTAATATAACTTTTTTAAAGTTTCAGAATAATATTATTTATTTTAGATTAATTACAGAAGAAAGGATAATAAATCCTAAAATCTTTTTGTTTGATACGGGGTTTAGAGTAAGACCAGAATATAATTATAGTCCAACGTATATCGATATAAGAGTAAATATTAATGATTTTAGTAAAAATGATATTTTAACTTTAGAACTAGAATATGATTCTTTATCAGGAAGAAAAAAGGTTATTATTAATAATTTCCTCGATTTAAGAGAATTTTCCAAAGAAATAAATTTAGAAGTTTCTACTATTGAAACACTTGATGGTTGGAGGGGTGTTTTAGTAAACAATTCTAATAGAGACTTTAAAATAAAAAATGTTTTTATTGATAGGAAAATAAAAATTTATAATAGCGAAAATAATTTATATTATCTTCCAGAAAAACTTGAAGATGGATTTCATGAAATTAATATTACTTATTTAAATAAATATATGATTGAAAGAAAAAAAACAATTAGATTTTTTAAAAAAGGATGGTTTTATGCATCTTCAAATATAAAGGGCGCCTCATATAAAGTTCGATTTATTGATAATTATTTAGTAAAAAAGGGAGATTCAATATATAAAATTGCCAGAAAATTTAATGTTAAACCTGGTGAAATTATACTATATAATAACATTTCTGATCCAAAAACCATATATCCGGGACAATTACTAAAAATAGGAAAATTAAAATTTGGAGAAAGCCCTTTGATTATTACCATAGACCTTGATAAATCTATTCTTAATCTATATTATTTAGGAAAAAAAGTTTTAACTTTTCCAGCTGCTGTTGGAAGAAGTGATGCTACACCTCCAGGCTATTATAGAATAATGTATAAAGAAAAAGAACCCGCTTTATACTGGTATGGAGAATACATAAAACCTGGCTCAATCATTAATGGAGTTGGTAGCCGTTGGTTGCAATTGTCCAAAGAACAATATGGAATTCATGGAACTACTAAACCATGGGAAATTGGAAAAAGAATATCTCATGGATGTATTAGACTTTTTAATCAAGATGTTGAACTATTAGACTTTTTAACCGGAATTGGAACAGAGGTTTATGCTTTAAAATCTGCGAGGTGA
- a CDS encoding aminotransferase class IV: protein MFYDSEKWIEKENYMNEDFELFNGYSTYETLRTYNKNIFALKFHFERLNKSAMFLGLEIPEYDKLKNILNDGIKKINCKSDVRIKVLVNKYTSRKKSFYAFIEPIIEIDDLRESGVVLTISRERKPKNPVIPYYVKTNLNGYSLYLRQKYNAYYDSIVLNEFGYVTEGTKSNIFIVTAGVITTPPISSGILPGVTRKIVLDLIESFNMDFEERNIEVWELLSADEVFLTHTSVGIIPVRRIIPNFTFNAPGITTETLINYWNDFIISNNNYWE, encoded by the coding sequence ATGTTTTATGATTCAGAAAAATGGATTGAAAAAGAAAATTATATGAATGAGGATTTCGAACTTTTTAACGGGTATTCAACATATGAAACATTACGAACTTACAATAAAAATATATTTGCTCTTAAATTCCACTTTGAAAGATTGAACAAATCTGCTATGTTTCTTGGTCTGGAAATTCCTGAATATGATAAATTAAAAAATATATTAAATGATGGTATAAAAAAAATAAATTGCAAAAGTGATGTTCGAATAAAAGTATTAGTAAATAAATATACATCGCGAAAAAAATCTTTTTATGCATTTATAGAACCTATAATTGAAATCGATGATTTAAGAGAAAGTGGTGTTGTATTAACTATTTCTCGTGAAAGAAAACCAAAAAATCCTGTTATTCCTTATTATGTTAAAACAAACTTAAATGGTTATAGCCTTTATCTAAGACAAAAATATAATGCATATTATGATTCCATTGTATTAAATGAATTTGGATATGTAACTGAAGGAACAAAATCAAATATTTTTATAGTTACTGCCGGAGTTATAACTACTCCCCCCATATCTTCTGGAATATTGCCTGGTGTAACAAGAAAGATAGTTTTAGATTTAATAGAAAGCTTTAATATGGATTTTGAAGAAAGAAATATCGAAGTATGGGAATTACTATCAGCTGATGAAGTTTTTTTAACTCATACAAGTGTAGGTATTATTCCTGTTAGAAGAATTATTCCTAATTTTACTTTTAATGCTCCTGGAATAACTACTGAAACACTTATTAATTATTGGAATGACTTTATTATTAGTAATAATAATTATTGGGAATGA
- the murJ gene encoding murein biosynthesis integral membrane protein MurJ, whose amino-acid sequence MSDIMKFTAIFASATMVSRFLGLFRDMLFAYYFGRSGEYDAYIIAILLPFFLRRIFAEGAFSTVFIPLYSRKKGKDADIFASTAINLLLIITVSLYILVLFFSQSFVKILGSGMNAEYISLSSNLIKITFPFITFISIWSIFSGILYNENNFFISAVSPAITNIFTIFGIIFSSYFSVKIYGPTIGFFFGGFFQLLFLFIYIKKKKLFHYYFTLKKDYVNEIMNMFIPAFFGVAISHINSIVDTNIATWTGKGSVATIQYALRLYQLPLAIFSVSIANVILPRLSKLSHNKQKEKFIFEFKEAILISLFLTIPASSGLIFLSNDIIKLIYQRGTFTEKDTIITAFTLITYSIGIIFYSIHGILVRNYYSKLNTKKPTRISFIMVFINIILDIILAKYMGVAGIGLATSISGFVGMLILGWEFFIHFNKYDYIEIFKIIISTIIMILSLFILKNIHSSNLYTIFLVFDGIFIYFISSYVFRIKYLKDFIQFIQK is encoded by the coding sequence ATGTCTGATATAATGAAATTTACTGCGATATTTGCTTCAGCTACTATGGTTAGCAGATTTTTAGGATTATTTAGAGATATGTTGTTTGCATATTATTTTGGTAGAAGTGGCGAATATGATGCCTATATAATTGCTATTTTATTACCATTTTTCTTAAGAAGAATTTTTGCAGAAGGAGCATTTTCAACTGTATTCATTCCTTTATATTCAAGAAAAAAAGGAAAAGACGCAGACATCTTCGCAAGTACTGCTATTAATCTTTTACTTATTATTACAGTATCATTGTATATTCTTGTTCTTTTTTTCTCACAATCTTTTGTAAAAATTCTTGGTAGCGGTATGAATGCTGAATATATATCATTATCTTCAAATCTTATAAAAATAACATTTCCTTTTATTACTTTCATTTCTATATGGTCAATATTTTCCGGAATATTGTATAATGAAAATAATTTTTTTATTTCTGCTGTTTCACCAGCTATTACAAATATTTTTACCATATTTGGTATAATTTTTTCTTCGTATTTTTCAGTAAAGATTTATGGACCAACTATTGGCTTTTTTTTTGGAGGGTTTTTTCAACTACTTTTTTTATTTATTTATATAAAAAAGAAAAAACTCTTTCACTATTATTTTACTTTAAAAAAAGATTATGTTAATGAAATTATGAATATGTTTATTCCTGCTTTTTTTGGAGTTGCAATATCCCATATCAACAGTATTGTTGATACTAACATAGCAACATGGACAGGCAAGGGAAGTGTTGCAACCATACAATACGCTTTAAGATTATACCAATTACCTCTGGCAATTTTTTCGGTTAGTATCGCAAATGTAATTTTACCCAGATTGTCCAAATTATCGCATAATAAACAAAAAGAAAAATTTATATTTGAATTTAAAGAAGCCATATTAATTTCTCTGTTTTTAACTATTCCTGCTTCATCTGGTTTGATTTTTTTAAGCAACGATATTATAAAATTAATTTATCAGCGAGGTACATTCACAGAAAAAGATACTATAATAACTGCTTTTACACTAATAACATATTCAATAGGAATAATATTTTATTCTATCCACGGAATTTTAGTTAGAAATTATTATTCAAAACTAAACACAAAAAAACCTACCAGAATTTCATTTATTATGGTTTTTATAAATATTATTCTAGATATTATTCTAGCAAAATATATGGGTGTTGCTGGTATCGGACTGGCTACGAGTATTTCAGGATTTGTTGGTATGCTGATTTTAGGTTGGGAATTTTTTATTCATTTTAATAAATATGACTATATAGAAATTTTTAAAATTATTATTTCGACAATTATTATGATTTTAAGTTTATTTATTCTAAAAAATATTCACTCTTCTAATTTATATACAATTTTTTTAGTTTTTGATGGAATTTTTATTTATTTTATTTCTTCATATGTTTTCAGAATAAAATATTTAAAAGATTTTATTCAATTCATACAAAAATAA
- a CDS encoding DNA gyrase/topoisomerase IV subunit B, which produces MNKYSQDNIKVLKGLEPVRKRPGMYIGSIGKPGLNHLVYEIVDNSVDEYMSGFCTKIIVKINADNTIEVIDNGRGIPVGPHPTEKKDTLEVVFTTLHAGGKFDNATYKISGGLHGVGASVVNALSEFLEVWVHRNGKIYYQKYSRGNKVTEVEILSETNKTGTHIKFKPDSEIFENGDIEVEGQIIENRLRELAFLNPGLEIEFIDEKRNKKSVFKYEKGISEFLDFLVKKNKKTPIHENPIFGTGSVKNPRGKGFSDILVEFSMMYTRNDFPHIYSYVNNIRTIEGGEHESAFKATLTRLMNEYARKNGYLKEKEDNFTGEDVREGLIAILSIKLPDPIFEGQTKAKLGSKEVRVAVNEVLSEYLIKFLDSHPKDTKMIFERIKEAARARINAKKARDKVKRKSIFENSPLPGKLADCTSTNLDETELFIVEGNSAGGNAKTARDRNFQAILPLRGKIINVEKHDIERLMKNEQVSNIISAIGTGIGDNFNIKKLRYGKIIIMTDADVDGAHIRTLLLALFFRFMPELIKEGKIYAAQPPLYKFKSGKFETYLYSDEELEKLKNEYPKYTLQRYKGLGEMNSDQLWDTTMDPQKRKLIKINIDDLIETEEILEILMGNDPSARREFIEEHALKIKELDI; this is translated from the coding sequence ATGAATAAATATTCTCAAGATAATATAAAAGTTTTAAAAGGTTTAGAGCCAGTAAGAAAAAGACCTGGTATGTATATAGGTTCCATTGGAAAACCTGGATTAAACCATTTAGTATATGAAATTGTTGATAATAGTGTTGATGAATATATGAGCGGATTCTGTACAAAAATAATCGTAAAAATAAATGCTGACAATACAATAGAAGTTATTGATAATGGAAGAGGTATTCCTGTTGGACCTCATCCTACAGAAAAAAAAGATACTCTTGAAGTTGTATTTACAACTTTACACGCTGGAGGAAAATTTGATAATGCTACCTATAAAATAAGTGGTGGATTGCACGGAGTTGGTGCCTCTGTAGTAAATGCTTTATCTGAATTTCTTGAGGTTTGGGTTCATAGAAATGGAAAAATTTATTATCAAAAATATTCAAGAGGAAATAAGGTAACTGAGGTAGAAATATTAAGTGAAACTAATAAAACAGGAACTCATATTAAATTTAAACCTGATTCTGAAATATTTGAAAATGGTGATATTGAAGTAGAAGGGCAAATTATTGAAAATAGATTAAGGGAATTGGCATTTTTAAACCCAGGACTTGAAATTGAATTCATTGATGAAAAAAGAAATAAAAAAAGCGTCTTCAAATACGAAAAAGGTATATCAGAATTTTTAGACTTTTTAGTTAAAAAAAATAAAAAAACACCTATTCACGAAAACCCTATTTTCGGAACAGGAAGTGTTAAAAATCCAAGAGGTAAAGGGTTCTCCGATATCCTTGTTGAGTTTTCAATGATGTACACACGTAATGATTTTCCGCATATATATAGTTATGTAAACAATATCAGAACAATTGAAGGTGGTGAACATGAATCAGCATTTAAAGCCACTTTAACCAGATTAATGAATGAATATGCCAGAAAAAATGGTTATTTGAAAGAAAAAGAGGACAATTTTACCGGAGAAGATGTAAGGGAAGGTTTAATTGCTATATTAAGTATCAAATTACCAGATCCTATATTTGAAGGTCAGACAAAAGCTAAATTAGGTAGCAAAGAAGTAAGAGTTGCGGTAAATGAGGTACTATCTGAATATTTAATAAAGTTTTTGGATTCACATCCTAAAGATACAAAAATGATTTTTGAACGTATTAAAGAAGCTGCAAGAGCACGTATAAATGCGAAAAAGGCTAGAGATAAGGTTAAAAGAAAATCTATCTTTGAAAACTCACCTTTACCGGGAAAATTAGCGGATTGTACTTCAACTAATCTAGACGAAACTGAATTATTCATTGTAGAAGGTAATTCAGCTGGCGGGAATGCTAAAACGGCAAGAGATAGAAATTTTCAGGCAATTCTTCCGTTAAGAGGAAAGATTATTAATGTTGAGAAACATGATATTGAGCGATTAATGAAAAATGAACAAGTTTCAAATATAATATCAGCTATTGGTACAGGAATTGGTGACAATTTTAATATTAAAAAATTAAGATATGGTAAAATAATTATTATGACTGATGCTGATGTTGACGGAGCACATATAAGAACTCTTCTATTAGCTTTATTTTTTAGATTTATGCCTGAACTTATTAAAGAAGGTAAAATATATGCTGCACAACCTCCTTTATATAAATTTAAATCAGGCAAATTTGAAACATATTTGTATAGTGATGAAGAACTGGAGAAGTTAAAAAATGAATATCCAAAATACACACTTCAAAGATATAAAGGTCTTGGAGAAATGAATTCAGATCAATTATGGGATACAACAATGGATCCTCAAAAAAGAAAATTGATTAAAATAAATATAGATGATCTTATAGAAACAGAAGAAATTTTAGAAATATTAATGGGAAATGATCCATCTGCCAGAAGAGAGTTTATAGAAGAACATGCTTTAAAAATCAAGGAGTTAGATATTTAA
- the mtaB gene encoding tRNA (N(6)-L-threonylcarbamoyladenosine(37)-C(2))-methylthiotransferase MtaB, producing the protein MKKIDIITYGCKLNQAESEFIGEKLKQLNFEITYDNKKDNCDYILINSCTVTSEAERKIKQLIRSIKRKDMSKKIIVVGCYAHTNVEELKKAGADLILGNLEKKYIEQYIDKEGVFVDKSYWNNTKEKVFIPSKPYNSYSRYFLPIEEGCLEFCSYCRIIFARGNKIRSVEKEQIFESIDSILSQNIKEIIFTGINLSYFGYGTDYNLKKLIFDINKKYGEKNIRFRISSLYPDFIDEEFIKLLNDSSIFEKHIHLSLQHISDNILKNMGRKYNEKYLHMLFDKIYSINSFFSISADLIVGFPGESNNDFQKLINFLEKYNFSRIHAFRYSSRPNTKAARMKEQIPGNIKKERMKVLQKHIQNSSKKYLGHLKNKKVTVLIEKVDKKNSFSYGYDEFYVYHKINNILNDNEFYDVKIKNINNTGVISHVL; encoded by the coding sequence ATGAAAAAAATAGATATTATTACTTATGGATGTAAATTAAATCAAGCTGAAAGTGAATTTATCGGTGAAAAACTAAAACAATTAAATTTCGAAATAACTTATGATAATAAAAAGGATAATTGTGATTATATTTTAATAAATTCATGTACGGTTACTTCTGAAGCGGAAAGGAAAATAAAACAGTTAATTAGAAGCATAAAAAGGAAAGATATGTCTAAAAAAATAATTGTGGTTGGATGTTATGCTCATACTAATGTCGAAGAATTAAAAAAAGCAGGAGCAGATTTAATCCTTGGCAACTTAGAAAAAAAATATATTGAGCAGTATATTGATAAAGAAGGCGTTTTTGTCGATAAAAGTTATTGGAATAATACAAAAGAGAAGGTATTTATACCATCTAAACCATATAATTCATATTCAAGGTATTTTCTTCCAATTGAAGAAGGATGTCTTGAGTTCTGTTCATATTGTAGAATTATATTTGCAAGAGGAAATAAAATAAGAAGTGTCGAAAAAGAGCAAATTTTTGAAAGTATTGATAGTATATTATCTCAAAATATAAAGGAAATTATATTTACAGGCATTAATTTATCTTATTTTGGTTATGGTACAGATTATAATTTAAAAAAATTAATTTTTGATATAAATAAAAAATATGGAGAAAAAAATATTAGATTTAGAATAAGTTCTTTGTATCCTGATTTTATTGATGAAGAGTTTATTAAATTGCTGAATGATAGTAGTATTTTTGAAAAACATATTCATTTATCCCTTCAGCATATTTCTGATAATATTCTAAAAAATATGGGCAGAAAATATAATGAAAAATATTTACATATGTTATTTGATAAAATATATTCTATAAATTCATTTTTTTCGATATCTGCAGATTTAATAGTAGGATTTCCTGGAGAAAGCAATAATGATTTTCAAAAGTTAATTAATTTTTTAGAAAAATATAATTTTTCTCGCATTCATGCTTTTAGGTACTCAAGTAGACCTAATACAAAAGCTGCTCGAATGAAGGAACAAATTCCTGGAAATATAAAAAAAGAGCGAATGAAAGTATTACAAAAGCATATACAAAATTCATCTAAAAAATATCTGGGGCATTTAAAAAATAAAAAAGTAACTGTGCTAATTGAAAAAGTTGATAAAAAAAATAGTTTTAGTTATGGGTATGATGAATTTTATGTTTATCATAAAATAAATAATATTTTAAATGATAATGAATTTTACGATGTTAAAATAAAAAATATAAATAATACTGGAGTGATTTCTCATGTTTTATGA
- a CDS encoding DUF4894 domain-containing protein, translated as MVKFNSRYLLLNKDEIIFKISDIPIAGYPIIYFNDYFIYKNDLAKLSIEQLSYISKIDFKQKIIYINIGYKLFFNSWKDVLNHFDNTITKLIKKEPGNYFLLSGGSLISIY; from the coding sequence GTGGTAAAATTTAATAGTAGATATCTTCTTTTAAATAAAGATGAAATAATTTTTAAAATTTCAGATATTCCAATTGCTGGTTATCCAATTATATATTTCAATGATTATTTTATTTATAAAAATGATCTTGCAAAATTATCAATAGAACAACTAAGTTATATTTCAAAAATTGACTTTAAACAAAAAATTATTTATATTAATATTGGTTATAAACTATTCTTTAATTCATGGAAAGATGTTTTGAATCATTTTGATAATACGATAACAAAATTAATAAAAAAAGAACCGGGGAATTATTTTCTTCTCTCTGGAGGTAGTTTAATTAGCATTTATTAG
- a CDS encoding AEC family transporter produces the protein MFLIILLGYVFGKAFFDLDNTILNKITIWIAGNVLAFTAINSHPPLFKELKSYFMGYLVIFVLSILIPFILKKFNLIKAEKGIISFALMFSNGGYLGYPVVEALFGEEYISKAVIYVIVMTLLSFSIGIIILTGNIRKGLTNMLKLPMLWGFLIGWVLGANDLYWNNLPFFLSRPIEMIKDASIVIILINIGVSLSRIKIKIYDLYDTILTTIFKLVIFPIIAVFLVKFMNLDPILAGVFVIEVGMPVGMNVSFITEELKINPALGNLLVFVSTLLSILTVPLLYYLINMI, from the coding sequence TTGTTTTTAATAATTTTATTGGGATATGTTTTTGGAAAGGCTTTTTTTGACCTGGATAATACTATATTAAATAAAATAACTATATGGATTGCTGGAAATGTACTGGCATTTACCGCGATTAACTCTCATCCCCCTTTATTTAAAGAATTAAAATCATATTTTATGGGATATTTAGTAATATTTGTTTTATCAATTTTAATTCCTTTTATTTTAAAAAAATTTAATTTAATAAAAGCTGAAAAAGGTATCATTTCTTTTGCATTAATGTTTTCTAATGGTGGATATTTAGGATACCCTGTAGTTGAAGCTTTATTTGGTGAAGAATATATATCTAAAGCTGTTATTTATGTTATAGTTATGACCTTACTATCTTTTTCTATTGGTATAATAATATTAACAGGAAATATTCGAAAAGGTTTAACAAATATGCTAAAACTTCCTATGTTATGGGGGTTTTTAATAGGATGGGTTTTAGGAGCAAATGATTTGTATTGGAATAATTTACCATTTTTTTTATCACGACCTATAGAAATGATAAAAGATGCCAGTATTGTTATTATTCTGATTAATATTGGCGTTTCTTTATCAAGAATTAAGATTAAAATTTATGATTTATATGATACTATATTAACTACTATTTTCAAATTAGTTATTTTTCCAATAATCGCTGTTTTTCTGGTTAAATTTATGAATTTGGATCCCATATTAGCTGGTGTTTTTGTTATTGAAGTTGGAATGCCTGTTGGTATGAATGTTTCTTTTATAACAGAAGAATTAAAAATAAATCCTGCACTTGGTAATTTGCTGGTTTTTGTGAGCACATTATTATCAATATTGACTGTACCATTATTATATTATTTAATTAATATGATTTAG
- a CDS encoding DciA family protein, producing MKMKDFNELFKELSNKNNILKKVLLIKDLKLIVQKVFEKHGLTSVEVVNVDLKTSTLFLYVDNNYIKQEIIFKKKKILEDINNILEQDKIKNLKFSGGVNQ from the coding sequence ATGAAAATGAAAGATTTCAATGAATTATTTAAAGAATTAAGTAACAAAAACAATATACTAAAAAAAGTTTTATTAATAAAAGATTTAAAACTTATCGTACAAAAAGTTTTTGAAAAACATGGTTTAACCTCAGTGGAGGTAGTTAATGTGGATCTAAAAACCTCCACACTTTTTTTGTATGTTGATAATAATTATATTAAACAGGAAATTATCTTTAAAAAGAAAAAAATTTTAGAAGATATTAATAATATACTTGAACAGGATAAAATAAAAAATTTGAAATTTTCCGGAGGTGTTAATCAATGA
- a CDS encoding CoA-binding protein: MFDMKKIKKVALIGATTNKSKYGYKILKDLISKGYEVLPVTPNYEQIEGIKTYKSVKDLPNVDILNFVVPPKIGLEITKGAYKHGFKKFWYQPGAESEEIKKYLESLNDSEVEYLFYKCIMVETI; this comes from the coding sequence ATGTTTGATATGAAAAAAATCAAGAAAGTTGCTTTGATTGGTGCAACTACAAATAAATCTAAATATGGCTATAAAATTTTAAAAGATTTAATTTCAAAAGGATATGAGGTTTTACCAGTAACACCAAATTATGAACAAATCGAGGGTATTAAAACTTATAAAAGTGTAAAAGATTTACCAAATGTAGACATTTTGAATTTTGTAGTTCCCCCAAAAATTGGTTTAGAAATCACAAAAGGAGCATATAAACACGGGTTTAAAAAATTTTGGTATCAACCTGGAGCTGAATCAGAAGAAATAAAAAAATATCTTGAGTCATTAAATGATTCCGAAGTGGAATATTTATTTTATAAGTGTATAATGGTTGAAACTATCTAA
- a CDS encoding 1-phosphofructokinase family hexose kinase, with amino-acid sequence MDVMTVTLNPSLDREIIIENFKSGEMFRISNPSNALMEPGGKGVNVSKMLSKLGIENMALGFLGGFVGRVFLEKLLEDRNITANFIFVEEETRENIAILDLKNHTITQINSSGPKLTDTDIEHFMQRYINSLSLVDHVLISGSVPPYTPDDVYAKMFSLAHERNITTYMEANGSHFNLAVKNACPEVVRVDLRKEKKYFDNELNDIKDYIYAAEDIIKHGAKLAVLSYHVEGDIIATNDGIWLFKVNETVDRSHLFGVGDSFMTGIIYYMLKNGKNFLESAKFGMATAIAKVHHVEKYIENIDEIYKYFNYFETKKVK; translated from the coding sequence ATGGATGTAATGACAGTAACCTTAAACCCATCTCTTGATAGAGAAATTATAATAGAAAATTTTAAAAGCGGAGAAATGTTTAGAATTTCAAATCCCTCAAATGCTCTCATGGAACCAGGCGGAAAAGGTGTAAATGTATCGAAAATGCTTAGTAAATTAGGAATTGAAAATATGGCTTTAGGTTTTTTAGGTGGTTTTGTTGGAAGAGTTTTTTTAGAAAAACTTTTGGAAGACAGAAATATTACAGCTAATTTCATTTTTGTAGAGGAAGAAACTCGTGAAAATATAGCAATATTGGATTTAAAAAATCATACAATTACTCAAATTAATTCCAGTGGACCAAAATTAACTGATACAGATATCGAACATTTTATGCAAAGATATATAAATTCTCTATCTCTGGTAGATCACGTTTTGATTTCTGGTAGCGTTCCGCCATATACACCAGATGATGTATATGCAAAAATGTTCTCTTTAGCTCACGAAAGAAATATAACAACTTATATGGAAGCAAACGGGAGTCATTTTAATCTTGCTGTTAAAAATGCATGTCCTGAAGTTGTAAGGGTTGATTTAAGAAAAGAAAAAAAATATTTTGATAATGAGTTAAATGATATAAAAGATTATATTTATGCAGCGGAAGATATAATTAAGCATGGAGCTAAATTAGCTGTTTTAAGCTATCATGTTGAAGGAGATATCATAGCAACAAATGATGGAATATGGCTTTTTAAAGTGAATGAAACAGTTGATAGATCCCATTTGTTTGGTGTTGGTGATTCCTTTATGACAGGAATAATATATTATATGCTAAAAAATGGAAAAAACTTTCTTGAATCTGCAAAGTTTGGTATGGCAACGGCTATTGCGAAAGTACATCATGTTGAAAAATACATAGAAAATATAGACGAAATATATAAATACTTTAATTATTTTGAAACAAAGAAGGTGAAATGA